From one Pontibacillus sp. HMF3514 genomic stretch:
- a CDS encoding M42 family metallopeptidase has protein sequence MPKWDDTLTMLKDLTDAKGVPGNEKEIRDVVTNYISPYADEVYTDNLGSLVAKRTGQKDGPKIMMAGHLDEVGFMVTRIDDNGFLYFQNLGGWWTQVMLAQRVTIMTEKGDLTGVIGSKPPHILPAEQRKQAVDMKDMFIDIGASSKEEAEEFGVKPGDSVVPYFEFTQMPNEKMLLAKAWDNRIGCAITIEAMRRLKEEGHPNVLYGVNTVQEEVQRRGAKTSAHMIDPDIGFAVDVGIAGDTPGVSDKDAASKMGEGPQVILYDASMISHKGLRDYVIDTAEKNDIPYQFDVIGGGATDAGSIHLTGNGVPSLVITVATRYIHSHAAMLHRDDFENAVNLFVEIIKGLDADKVKEITFD, from the coding sequence ATGCCTAAATGGGATGATACCCTGACGATGCTTAAAGATCTGACAGACGCAAAAGGGGTACCAGGAAATGAGAAAGAGATTCGTGATGTCGTAACGAATTACATATCACCTTATGCAGATGAGGTTTACACAGATAACTTAGGAAGCCTGGTTGCTAAACGTACAGGCCAAAAAGACGGTCCAAAAATTATGATGGCGGGGCACCTAGATGAGGTTGGATTCATGGTAACTCGTATTGATGATAATGGATTTTTATATTTTCAAAACTTAGGTGGATGGTGGACACAAGTTATGTTAGCACAACGTGTGACGATCATGACTGAAAAAGGTGACCTTACGGGTGTAATTGGGTCAAAACCACCACATATCTTACCTGCTGAACAACGAAAGCAAGCTGTTGATATGAAGGACATGTTCATCGATATTGGTGCGTCTTCAAAAGAAGAAGCAGAAGAGTTCGGTGTGAAACCGGGAGACTCTGTTGTGCCTTACTTTGAGTTTACACAAATGCCGAACGAAAAAATGCTATTGGCAAAAGCATGGGACAACCGTATTGGATGTGCGATCACAATTGAAGCTATGCGTCGCTTAAAAGAGGAAGGGCATCCAAACGTTCTGTACGGTGTAAACACTGTGCAAGAAGAAGTTCAACGTCGAGGGGCAAAGACGTCAGCTCATATGATTGATCCAGACATCGGCTTTGCGGTAGATGTAGGTATTGCAGGAGACACACCTGGGGTTTCCGATAAAGATGCTGCAAGTAAAATGGGAGAAGGGCCTCAAGTCATTTTATATGATGCGTCCATGATCTCTCACAAAGGTTTACGTGATTACGTAATCGATACAGCTGAAAAAAATGACATCCCTTATCAATTCGATGTCATTGGTGGAGGCGCAACAGACGCTGGTTCAATCCACTTAACAGGTAATGGGGTACCATCCCTTGTTATTACAGTTGCAACCCGTTATATCCACTCACACGCAGCCATGCTACACCGTGATGATTTCGAAAACGCTGTGAACTTGTTTGTTGAAATCATTAAAGGTTTAGATGCTGACAAAGTAAAAGAAATTACATTCGATTAA
- a CDS encoding dUTP diphosphatase: protein MNWEQLFEMQQQLDSRIENEHGLENDDLFQKKVLALLVEVGELANETRCFKFWSQKPSSDSDIILEEYVDGLHFIMSLGLEKGYRYGESTKFGYETVQELTLAFQDVYGRVHLFQEDPSEKRYHELFSSFLLLGVKLGFSEEDIQRAYFEKNEKNHQRQEEGY from the coding sequence ATGAACTGGGAACAGCTTTTCGAAATGCAGCAACAATTAGATTCACGAATTGAAAACGAACATGGTTTAGAAAATGATGATTTATTTCAGAAGAAAGTACTTGCTCTTCTTGTTGAAGTAGGTGAGTTAGCGAATGAGACTAGGTGTTTTAAGTTTTGGAGTCAAAAGCCATCAAGTGATTCTGACATTATTTTAGAGGAGTATGTCGATGGACTTCACTTCATCATGTCATTAGGCTTAGAAAAAGGCTATAGATACGGGGAATCGACTAAATTCGGGTATGAAACTGTGCAAGAACTGACGTTAGCTTTTCAAGACGTTTATGGAAGGGTTCATTTGTTCCAAGAGGACCCATCAGAAAAAAGATATCATGAATTGTTTTCTTCTTTTCTTTTGTTAGGGGTGAAACTTGGCTTTTCTGAAGAGGATATTCAGCGAGCTTATTTTGAAAAAAATGAAAAAAATCACCAGAGACAGGAAGAAGGGTATTAA
- a CDS encoding sigma-w pathway protein ysdB produces the protein MIVILLRLLILIAMILLIYTAYKYIMNPKRKLELAQEKKQFYFLDDTDNVKKNFLLTYKGVLFEGEKYLGTTENSFDVVSISVWTKQPNKLKGFERQDLYFVEKEILIHYPYAEIDWKNPVNQLILSSSKTND, from the coding sequence ATGATCGTTATTTTACTTCGTTTACTTATTTTGATTGCAATGATCTTATTAATATATACTGCGTACAAATATATCATGAATCCAAAGCGAAAGCTTGAGCTTGCACAAGAGAAGAAACAATTTTATTTTTTAGATGATACAGATAATGTTAAAAAGAACTTTTTACTAACCTATAAAGGCGTTTTGTTTGAGGGTGAAAAATATCTCGGCACAACTGAAAACTCGTTTGATGTCGTTTCCATTTCTGTTTGGACAAAGCAACCTAATAAGCTAAAGGGATTTGAACGACAGGATTTATATTTTGTCGAAAAAGAAATCCTCATCCACTATCCATATGCTGAAATTGATTGGAAAAACCCCGTTAACCAGCTTATATTATCGAGTTCAAAAACAAACGATTAA
- a CDS encoding TVP38/TMEM64 family protein, whose product MQQLGATIMMVLETSGFFAPLLFIGFHLLRPLLFLPVAFICVSGGILFGAVTGSVYSIIGVTLSSLIFYKISQWMPKTLKKLMKLKQRLFGKHSGFSTGQIALLRLVPFIHFHLLSLMIIEMTTGFRDYMKTSFYSNIPLAVVYTSVGQWLSTLSPIIMGPLILALLPIIYLLRRKEIVIKWNDFFQTAK is encoded by the coding sequence ATGCAACAGCTAGGTGCTACCATTATGATGGTTTTAGAAACTAGCGGGTTTTTCGCGCCCCTTTTATTTATTGGTTTTCACTTGCTTAGGCCTTTGCTTTTTCTACCTGTGGCATTTATTTGTGTGTCAGGTGGAATTTTATTCGGAGCCGTTACAGGATCTGTATACTCCATAATTGGGGTGACTTTATCCAGTCTGATTTTTTATAAAATCAGTCAATGGATGCCGAAAACATTGAAGAAACTGATGAAATTGAAACAACGTTTGTTCGGGAAACACTCGGGGTTCTCAACAGGGCAAATTGCATTATTACGACTTGTACCTTTCATTCACTTTCACTTATTGTCACTTATGATTATTGAGATGACCACAGGATTTAGAGATTATATGAAGACTTCATTCTATTCCAACATTCCTCTAGCAGTAGTATATACCTCTGTAGGACAATGGCTTTCTACATTATCTCCAATCATAATGGGGCCGCTTATTTTAGCGCTCCTACCGATCATTTACTTATTGCGTAGAAAAGAAATTGTGATTAAATGGAATGACTTTTTTCAAACAGCCAAATAA
- a CDS encoding DUF1294 domain-containing protein → MSFNLIFIVYFVVINLIGFILMGVDKKRARNDKWRVQEKTLWTIAWIGGALGNWLGMSYFRHKTKHTMFTIGTPIIMVLHIVLYVVIKARLLS, encoded by the coding sequence ATGAGTTTCAATTTAATTTTTATTGTATATTTTGTTGTCATTAACCTTATAGGCTTCATCCTTATGGGAGTTGATAAAAAAAGAGCGAGGAACGATAAGTGGCGTGTTCAGGAAAAGACGCTATGGACCATAGCTTGGATTGGTGGAGCTTTAGGAAATTGGCTTGGTATGAGTTATTTTCGTCACAAAACCAAGCATACAATGTTTACTATAGGAACTCCGATCATTATGGTATTACACATTGTACTATACGTTGTCATAAAGGCTCGTCTCTTGTCATAA
- the rplT gene encoding 50S ribosomal protein L20, with product MARVKGGTVTRQRRKRVLKLAKGYYGSKHALFKTAKQQVMKSGQYAYRDRRQKKRDFRRLWIARINAAARQNDISYSRLMHGLKQAGIEVNRKMLADIAISDEKAFADLAQQAKAALK from the coding sequence ATGGCACGTGTAAAAGGTGGAACAGTCACTCGCCAACGTCGTAAGCGCGTCTTAAAGCTTGCTAAAGGTTATTATGGTTCAAAACATGCTTTATTCAAAACAGCAAAACAACAGGTAATGAAATCCGGTCAGTATGCATACCGTGACCGTCGTCAGAAAAAACGTGATTTCCGTCGTCTGTGGATCGCACGTATTAACGCTGCGGCTCGTCAAAACGACATTTCTTACAGCCGTCTAATGCACGGTTTGAAGCAAGCTGGTATCGAAGTTAACCGTAAAATGCTTGCTGACATCGCAATTTCAGATGAAAAAGCATTCGCTGACCTAGCTCAACAAGCTAAAGCAGCACTTAAATAA
- the rpmI gene encoding 50S ribosomal protein L35, whose protein sequence is MPKMKTHKGSQKRFSRTGNGKVKRSHAFTSHLFANKSQKQKRKLRKSTLVSKADYRRIKNMLPKK, encoded by the coding sequence ATGCCAAAAATGAAAACTCATAAAGGTTCTCAGAAACGCTTTAGTCGTACAGGTAACGGAAAGGTGAAGCGTTCCCACGCATTCACAAGTCACCTGTTCGCAAACAAGTCTCAGAAGCAGAAGCGTAAACTTCGTAAGTCTACGTTAGTTTCTAAAGCAGACTACCGTCGTATCAAGAACATGCTTCCAAAGAAATAA
- the infC gene encoding translation initiation factor IF-3 gives MIVNEKIRAREVRLIDSNGDQLGVKSKNEALDIAANANLDLVMVAPNAKPPVCRIMDYGKYRFEQQKKEKEQRKNQKVINVKEVRLSPGIEEHDFNTKLRNARKFLTKGDKVKVAVRFRGRAITHKELGQQVLERMAEECKDLSTIETKPKMEGRNMFMMLAPVNEKQ, from the coding sequence ATGATCGTCAATGAAAAGATTCGTGCTCGCGAAGTACGTCTCATTGATTCAAATGGAGACCAATTGGGTGTTAAATCCAAAAACGAAGCGTTAGACATCGCTGCAAACGCAAACCTTGATCTTGTAATGGTTGCTCCAAATGCGAAACCGCCTGTATGTCGTATTATGGACTACGGTAAATACCGTTTTGAGCAACAGAAGAAAGAAAAGGAACAGCGTAAGAATCAAAAAGTGATCAACGTGAAAGAAGTGCGTCTCAGCCCAGGAATTGAAGAACATGACTTCAATACGAAGCTACGTAATGCACGTAAGTTCTTAACAAAGGGCGATAAAGTGAAAGTTGCAGTTCGTTTCCGCGGACGCGCAATCACTCACAAAGAACTAGGCCAACAAGTTCTAGAACGTATGGCTGAAGAATGTAAAGACCTTTCCACAATCGAAACGAAACCGAAAATGGAAGGTCGTAACATGTTTATGATGCTTGCTCCGGTTAACGAAAAGCAATAG
- the thrS gene encoding threonine--tRNA ligase: MAEGIQLTFPDGAVKEFPQGTTTEDVAASISPGLKKQAVAGKHNGQLIDFRRELPGDGSIEIVTLRDEEGIEVLRHSTAHLMAQAVKRLYGDVKLGVGPVIENGFYYDMDISESISVEDLPKIEKEMQRIVSENLEIQRVEVSREEAKEMYREIGDELKLELIDDLPEDENITIYKQGEFFDLCRGPHVPSTGKIKVFKLLSVSGAYWRGDSDNQMLQRIYGTAFEKKAHLEEYLHMLEEAKERDHRKLGKELDIFTVSQKVGQGLPLWLPKGATIRRTIERYIVDLEERLGYDHVYTPVLGSVDLYKTSGHWDHYQEDMFPSMEMDNEDLVLRPMNCPHHMMVYKNQLHSYRNLPVRIAELGTMHRYEMSGALAGLQRVRAMTLNDAHIFSRPDQLKDEFIRVVRMIQEVYKDFGIEDYYFRLSYRDPADKEKYVDNDEMWEKAQSMLLETMQELKVDYVEAEGEAAFYGPKLDVQVKTALGKDETLSTVQLDFHLPERFDLTYIGEDGNHHRPVVIHRGVVSTMERFVAFLIEEYKGAFPTWLAPVQAKIIPVSADVHLDYAKKVEDELRFAGVRVEVDERDEKIGYKIREAQMQKVPYQLVVGDNEINENGVNVRRYGEKDSETKPLSNFIDELKQEITGKVRR, translated from the coding sequence ATGGCTGAAGGAATTCAACTTACATTCCCAGATGGAGCAGTGAAAGAGTTTCCTCAAGGTACAACAACAGAAGATGTAGCTGCATCCATTAGTCCTGGTTTAAAAAAGCAAGCTGTTGCTGGAAAACATAATGGTCAACTAATTGATTTTCGCCGTGAACTACCAGGTGATGGATCAATTGAAATTGTAACACTTCGTGATGAAGAAGGTATTGAGGTGTTACGTCACTCTACTGCACACCTAATGGCGCAGGCTGTTAAACGTCTTTATGGAGATGTGAAGCTTGGAGTAGGTCCTGTTATTGAGAATGGATTTTACTATGACATGGACATCTCTGAATCCATCTCAGTTGAAGATCTACCTAAGATTGAAAAAGAAATGCAGCGTATTGTAAGCGAAAACCTTGAAATTCAGCGTGTCGAGGTTAGTCGTGAAGAAGCGAAGGAAATGTATCGTGAAATCGGTGATGAATTGAAGCTAGAATTGATCGATGACCTTCCAGAAGATGAAAACATTACAATCTATAAGCAAGGTGAATTTTTCGATCTTTGCCGCGGCCCACATGTTCCATCAACAGGTAAAATTAAAGTATTTAAGCTGTTGAGTGTCTCTGGCGCATACTGGCGTGGAGATAGCGACAATCAAATGCTTCAGCGTATTTATGGTACAGCTTTTGAAAAGAAAGCACATCTTGAAGAGTACCTTCACATGCTTGAAGAAGCAAAGGAACGTGACCACCGTAAACTAGGAAAAGAGCTTGATATTTTCACGGTGTCTCAAAAAGTAGGACAAGGGCTTCCATTATGGTTACCTAAAGGCGCTACAATTCGTCGTACAATCGAGCGTTATATCGTAGATTTAGAAGAGCGTCTTGGATATGACCACGTGTACACACCTGTTTTAGGTTCTGTTGACCTTTATAAAACAAGTGGACACTGGGATCACTATCAAGAGGACATGTTCCCATCAATGGAAATGGATAACGAAGATCTAGTTCTTCGACCAATGAACTGTCCGCACCACATGATGGTGTACAAAAACCAATTGCATAGTTACCGTAATCTTCCGGTTCGTATTGCTGAGCTTGGTACAATGCACCGTTACGAAATGTCTGGTGCTTTAGCTGGTTTACAGCGTGTACGTGCTATGACATTAAATGATGCGCATATCTTCTCTCGTCCAGATCAACTAAAAGATGAGTTTATCCGCGTTGTTCGTATGATTCAAGAAGTATATAAAGACTTCGGCATTGAAGATTATTACTTCCGTCTTTCATACCGTGACCCTGCGGACAAAGAGAAATATGTGGATAACGATGAGATGTGGGAGAAAGCTCAGTCCATGCTTCTTGAAACCATGCAGGAGCTAAAAGTTGATTATGTAGAAGCAGAAGGCGAAGCGGCATTCTACGGACCGAAGCTTGATGTGCAGGTGAAAACGGCACTAGGTAAAGATGAGACGTTATCTACTGTACAGTTGGACTTCCACTTACCAGAGCGTTTTGACTTAACGTATATTGGTGAAGACGGAAACCATCACCGTCCGGTTGTTATTCACCGCGGTGTAGTATCTACAATGGAACGCTTTGTTGCCTTCTTAATTGAAGAGTACAAAGGTGCATTCCCAACATGGTTAGCACCTGTACAGGCTAAGATTATTCCAGTTTCTGCGGATGTTCACTTAGACTATGCGAAAAAGGTAGAAGATGAGCTACGCTTTGCTGGCGTGCGTGTTGAAGTGGATGAGCGTGATGAGAAAATCGGCTACAAGATCCGTGAAGCTCAAATGCAAAAAGTCCCTTACCAGCTCGTTGTAGGTGACAATGAGATAAATGAAAATGGCGTGAACGTACGTCGTTACGGAGAAAAAGACTCTGAGACGAAGCCACTTTCTAATTTCATTGATGAATTAAAGCAAGAGATCACAGGAAAAGTTCGTCGATAA
- the ytxC gene encoding sporulation protein YtxC, whose translation MKQITFERKHEALSFCEYLLDYSQDIKLHWQQHKKWGLTINIEQASDVKELHSVLIQGFIHVFQIHKESAWLHEIIRDCYYYNDVDEVEAIVDLCHTLLRDELEEDMVPQHKLSHGQHQTILKTVFAEALKEEESVHFDSIIVFRMHTFYNDLIDFVGYALDEYKREEEYQSYVEHLREYMHLKPSNMDHLLIVQGPNFRFYDKNGNLFRQEELKRLTNEEPLYLFGLEKEEMNITPIIAFAPEKITLYGDDSSDPKTITILNVFQEKVEFLPLRNFPFKRLSSQ comes from the coding sequence TTGAAGCAAATCACATTTGAGCGTAAGCATGAAGCCTTATCTTTTTGTGAATACCTGCTTGATTACAGTCAAGATATTAAACTTCACTGGCAACAGCACAAGAAGTGGGGTCTTACGATTAATATTGAACAAGCCTCTGATGTAAAAGAACTTCATTCTGTACTCATTCAAGGATTTATTCATGTGTTTCAAATACATAAAGAGTCAGCTTGGTTACATGAAATTATTCGTGATTGTTATTATTATAATGACGTAGATGAAGTTGAAGCGATTGTGGATTTGTGTCATACATTGTTACGTGATGAGTTAGAGGAAGATATGGTGCCACAACACAAATTAAGTCATGGTCAGCATCAGACTATTTTAAAAACTGTATTTGCAGAGGCTTTGAAGGAAGAAGAGTCTGTTCATTTTGATTCGATTATTGTGTTCCGGATGCATACTTTTTATAATGATTTAATTGATTTTGTTGGATATGCACTTGATGAATACAAACGAGAAGAAGAATATCAATCTTATGTTGAACATCTTCGGGAATATATGCATCTTAAACCTTCTAATATGGATCATTTATTAATTGTTCAAGGCCCTAATTTCCGTTTTTATGATAAGAATGGAAATCTTTTTAGACAAGAAGAGTTAAAGCGATTAACAAATGAAGAACCACTTTACTTGTTTGGTTTGGAAAAAGAAGAAATGAATATTACACCTATCATTGCCTTTGCACCAGAGAAAATCACGCTATACGGCGATGATTCTAGTGATCCTAAAACCATTACGATATTAAATGTGTTTCAGGAAAAGGTAGAGTTTCTCCCTTTGAGAAATTTTCCTTTCAAACGTTTGTCCTCTCAGTAA
- the dnaI gene encoding primosomal protein DnaI gives MEPIQTALKKWMRESKNFQEHYQSMKQAILKDPEIQQILKQNPQLTDQDISKHLMKLYEYQSQSKRCQDCPALAECKNLVPGYSPLIHVANRDVRITYEMCPRKAQVEAQSKKRSFISSLYMPREVLEATFEEVDMDDDQRLKAIGYANNYVEKWGTKEAEKGLYFHGPFGVGKTFFLGAVANDLANEGVSSLVIYMPEFVREMKSSLQDNSLNKKIEQFKTTPVLMLDDIGAESMSSWFRDEVLGSILQYRMMERLPVFFTSNYTLKDLEKHLMTNNRGDVEELKAGRIIERIKQVSIPVPVHGQNRRS, from the coding sequence ATGGAACCTATACAAACCGCATTGAAAAAATGGATGAGGGAAAGTAAAAACTTTCAGGAACATTACCAGTCCATGAAGCAGGCAATTTTAAAAGATCCTGAAATTCAACAAATATTAAAACAGAACCCCCAATTAACGGATCAAGATATAAGTAAGCATCTAATGAAATTATATGAATATCAATCCCAATCGAAACGTTGTCAGGATTGTCCGGCATTAGCTGAATGTAAAAACCTTGTTCCAGGCTATAGCCCCCTAATCCATGTTGCAAATCGTGATGTACGGATTACGTATGAAATGTGTCCTCGTAAAGCTCAGGTAGAGGCGCAATCCAAAAAACGATCGTTTATTAGTAGTTTATATATGCCAAGAGAAGTGTTAGAAGCAACTTTTGAAGAAGTTGATATGGATGATGATCAGCGATTGAAAGCCATTGGTTATGCGAATAACTATGTAGAAAAGTGGGGAACGAAAGAAGCTGAAAAGGGTCTTTATTTCCATGGTCCATTTGGGGTAGGGAAGACATTCTTTCTTGGAGCTGTTGCGAATGACTTAGCCAATGAAGGCGTGTCTTCATTAGTTATATATATGCCTGAGTTTGTTCGGGAAATGAAATCTTCCTTGCAGGATAATTCCTTGAACAAGAAAATTGAACAGTTTAAAACAACACCTGTCCTTATGCTAGATGATATCGGTGCTGAATCCATGTCATCATGGTTCCGAGATGAGGTGTTAGGATCTATCTTACAATATAGAATGATGGAACGCCTTCCTGTATTCTTTACTTCGAACTATACGCTAAAAGACTTGGAGAAACACTTGATGACCAATAATCGAGGCGATGTAGAGGAATTGAAAGCAGGGAGAATCATTGAACGAATTAAACAGGTGAGCATTCCAGTTCCTGTCCATGGACAAAATAGAAGATCATAA
- a CDS encoding replication initiation and membrane attachment family protein, whose translation MEEANIGKLLPVDGFTLNVPQSMPMDVSKALSHLYQPIIGVSAVSLYQTLLSEYDLQQPGDRIRTHHLLMNYLHMPLDDIYDARKKLEAIGLMRTFALYEQGQTVYSYVLLKPFTPNEFFEDDMLSLLLYHHLGQEKYDRLRNAFYMATKIDKDAKEVTSSFEQVFSMHHLTSEKPPDGLHRHDEENVVSTGAQGVNVQEEVVDYEWLYKSLQERMLPAQEILSQKHRKVITQLSLLYNLATYELEKAILWSMNDQNELILSELKEACHDLYQNKPSPSKSNENKNVTDQRERLSVSDQTNQSESNKASNKEEALIQQLQQISPRELLSDLSEGAEPPEKDIKMIRDIMTQQGLSPGVMNVLIYYVLLKTDMKLSKPYMETIAGHWARLQIKTVSQAMDVAKKENKKYQQWATKKKSGYRKPQKQEVLPDWFKEQKAEEEKKSQSNPTEEKDQEKSPEEIQKEKEDILKAIKNRSKKRTRNNEL comes from the coding sequence ATGGAGGAAGCGAATATTGGGAAGCTGTTACCTGTTGATGGGTTTACATTAAACGTACCTCAAAGTATGCCGATGGATGTTTCAAAAGCTTTGTCTCATTTATATCAGCCTATCATAGGTGTTTCAGCTGTGAGCCTGTATCAAACGCTTCTTTCTGAATATGACTTACAACAACCAGGTGATCGTATTAGAACCCATCATCTGTTAATGAATTATCTTCATATGCCATTAGATGATATTTATGATGCTAGGAAGAAGCTAGAGGCAATAGGCTTGATGCGAACGTTTGCCTTATATGAGCAGGGGCAAACTGTATATTCTTATGTGCTTCTTAAGCCTTTTACACCAAATGAATTTTTTGAAGATGATATGCTTTCTTTGTTATTGTATCACCATCTAGGTCAAGAAAAGTATGACCGTTTGAGAAACGCCTTTTACATGGCTACTAAAATTGATAAAGATGCGAAAGAGGTAACTTCATCATTTGAACAGGTTTTTTCTATGCATCACTTAACATCAGAGAAACCGCCTGATGGTCTTCATCGCCATGATGAAGAAAATGTTGTCTCGACTGGAGCGCAAGGTGTAAACGTACAAGAAGAGGTCGTTGATTACGAATGGCTATATAAATCTTTGCAAGAGCGTATGCTACCTGCACAAGAAATCTTGTCGCAAAAGCATCGTAAGGTTATTACGCAATTATCCCTTTTATATAATTTAGCCACATATGAGTTAGAAAAAGCGATTTTGTGGTCTATGAACGATCAAAATGAATTAATCTTATCTGAATTAAAAGAAGCGTGTCACGACCTTTATCAGAACAAGCCATCACCTTCTAAGAGTAATGAAAATAAGAATGTGACAGACCAACGAGAACGACTTTCTGTTTCTGACCAAACGAATCAGTCTGAATCGAATAAAGCATCCAATAAAGAAGAAGCACTTATTCAACAGTTACAGCAAATATCACCTAGGGAATTGTTAAGTGATTTGTCTGAAGGAGCAGAACCGCCAGAAAAAGATATTAAAATGATCAGAGACATTATGACACAACAAGGTCTTAGCCCTGGTGTGATGAACGTCTTGATTTACTATGTTTTATTAAAAACAGATATGAAGTTATCAAAGCCTTATATGGAAACCATCGCAGGCCACTGGGCTCGACTTCAAATTAAAACAGTAAGTCAGGCAATGGATGTTGCCAAAAAAGAGAACAAAAAATATCAGCAGTGGGCTACAAAGAAAAAGTCTGGATACCGAAAGCCTCAAAAGCAAGAAGTATTACCTGATTGGTTTAAAGAACAAAAAGCTGAGGAAGAGAAAAAGAGTCAAAGCAATCCTACTGAGGAAAAGGACCAAGAAAAATCTCCTGAGGAAATCCAGAAGGAAAAAGAGGATATTCTTAAGGCTATCAAGAATAGGTCTAAAAAGCGTACACGGAATAATGAATTGTAA
- the nrdR gene encoding transcriptional regulator NrdR, with protein sequence MKCPNCGYKSTKVLDSRPVEEGKSIRRRRECEDCNFRFTTFERIEEVPLIVVKKEGTREEFSREKLMRGLIRACEKRPVSVEQLETIATSIERELRNRGDSEVQSNDIGAMVMDRLAEVDEVAYVRFASVYRQFKDINVFLDELKDLIKQEPE encoded by the coding sequence GTGAAATGCCCAAATTGTGGCTACAAAAGCACCAAAGTATTAGATTCAAGACCAGTTGAAGAAGGAAAATCGATTCGTCGTAGAAGAGAATGTGAAGACTGTAATTTTCGTTTTACGACATTTGAGCGAATAGAAGAAGTACCATTAATCGTTGTGAAAAAAGAGGGGACGCGTGAGGAATTTTCACGTGAGAAGCTTATGCGAGGACTCATCCGAGCATGTGAAAAGCGACCAGTATCAGTGGAACAACTTGAGACAATTGCAACGAGTATTGAGCGTGAATTGCGAAACCGTGGAGACTCCGAAGTTCAAAGTAATGACATTGGTGCAATGGTTATGGATCGACTAGCTGAGGTGGACGAGGTAGCCTATGTCCGCTTTGCATCTGTATATAGACAGTTTAAAGATATTAATGTATTCTTAGACGAATTAAAAGATTTGATAAAACAAGAACCTGAATAA
- a CDS encoding cytosolic protein, whose translation MSIKQWFKKHLTNHAETSEQHWNNELRTHYFKTTKDKAFRAIEKMYENASKYDIIAKSEEHGEVSVGVKGSRKAFMVISVIMVKPYRTAIDFSVTTETPLPFDFGYSHKLIQIQYESLKKELPFLETSMAQKMEV comes from the coding sequence ATGAGTATTAAACAATGGTTTAAAAAGCATTTAACAAATCATGCTGAAACAAGTGAACAGCATTGGAATAATGAGTTACGTACTCACTATTTTAAAACGACTAAAGATAAAGCATTTCGTGCCATAGAAAAAATGTACGAGAATGCATCCAAATATGACATCATTGCAAAATCAGAGGAACACGGTGAAGTAAGTGTTGGAGTTAAAGGCAGTCGAAAAGCCTTTATGGTTATTAGTGTTATTATGGTCAAGCCATATCGTACAGCAATTGATTTTTCCGTAACCACAGAAACACCTCTTCCGTTTGATTTCGGATATAGTCATAAATTAATACAGATCCAATACGAATCTCTAAAAAAAGAACTCCCATTTCTTGAAACCTCAATGGCTCAGAAAATGGAAGTATAG
- the speD gene encoding adenosylmethionine decarboxylase: protein MDTMGRHVISELWDCNTETLNDMAMIEQIFVDAALKAGAEVREVAFHKFAPHGVSGVVIISESHLTIHSFPEHGYASIDVYTCGDRIDPNVAAQYIADALEAATQESVEVPRGMGPVSVQKFNVL from the coding sequence ATGGATACGATGGGTAGACATGTAATTTCAGAACTTTGGGATTGTAACACAGAAACACTGAACGATATGGCAATGATTGAGCAAATCTTTGTGGATGCTGCACTTAAAGCTGGTGCCGAAGTCCGTGAAGTAGCTTTTCATAAATTTGCACCACATGGCGTAAGTGGAGTTGTCATAATTTCAGAATCACATTTAACGATTCATAGCTTTCCAGAGCATGGATATGCGAGTATTGATGTATACACATGCGGCGATCGTATAGATCCAAATGTTGCTGCACAATATATCGCAGACGCATTAGAAGCTGCAACACAAGAATCTGTAGAAGTCCCACGCGGAATGGGACCAGTATCAGTACAAAAATTCAACGTTCTATAA